From a single Desulfomicrobium escambiense DSM 10707 genomic region:
- a CDS encoding 4Fe-4S dicluster domain-containing protein — MQIFNLADADQGFTAEVEARSHQNVKTCYQCGNCTAGCPYTFAYDYSVSQIMRLVQTGQKEAVLKCRSIWLCGSCQSCTTRCPNKIDVALIMDVCRHMAREEGYATERSVKVFADSFLESVERHGRAYELGLMASYMTRSGRVFTDVDLAPQVLMRGKLPFKPHPIQGREQVARIFERFRKGGKNA; from the coding sequence ATGCAAATCTTTAATCTCGCTGATGCCGACCAGGGCTTCACTGCCGAGGTCGAAGCCCGCAGCCACCAGAATGTCAAGACCTGCTACCAGTGCGGCAACTGTACGGCCGGATGCCCGTACACCTTCGCCTACGACTATTCGGTCAGCCAGATCATGCGTCTGGTCCAGACCGGGCAGAAGGAAGCAGTCCTGAAATGCCGGTCCATCTGGCTGTGCGGCTCGTGCCAGTCCTGCACCACGCGCTGTCCGAACAAGATCGACGTGGCGCTGATCATGGACGTCTGTCGGCACATGGCGCGCGAGGAGGGCTACGCCACGGAGCGTTCCGTGAAGGTCTTCGCCGATTCCTTCCTCGAATCCGTGGAACGCCATGGGCGTGCCTACGAACTGGGTCTCATGGCTTCGTACATGACCCGCTCGGGCCGCGTCTTCACCGATGTCGACCTCGCCCCGCAGGTGCTCATGCGCGGCAAGCTGCCGTTCAAGCCGCACCCGATCCAGGGCCGCGAGCAGGTGGCGCGCATTTTCGAGCGGTTCCGCAAAGGAGGCAAAAATGCTTAA